In the Deinococcus ficus genome, one interval contains:
- a CDS encoding GNAT family N-acetyltransferase, translating to MPSYHLESGADPAREDVVSSGLVAYNDRHSAMLRQRLTPEHRHQSTPVESYVLSEAGEVVGGCTGRAVPLWGWLEINLMWLRDDLRGQGWGARLLADVEAQAAALGCTRVKLSTWEFQARPFYERHGYAVYAEEHDYPPGHTNYLMRKDLKPR from the coding sequence ATGCCCTCCTACCACCTGGAATCCGGCGCCGACCCCGCACGTGAAGATGTGGTGTCGTCCGGTCTGGTCGCCTACAACGACCGGCACAGCGCCATGCTGCGCCAGCGCCTGACGCCCGAACACCGCCACCAGTCCACCCCGGTCGAGAGTTACGTGCTCTCGGAGGCGGGGGAGGTCGTGGGCGGCTGCACCGGCCGGGCGGTGCCGCTGTGGGGGTGGCTGGAGATCAACCTGATGTGGCTGCGGGACGACCTGCGCGGCCAGGGCTGGGGCGCGCGCCTGCTGGCGGACGTGGAGGCGCAGGCCGCCGCGCTGGGCTGCACCCGCGTCAAACTGAGCACCTGGGAGTTCCAGGCCCGGCCCTTCTACGAACGCCACGGGTATGCCGTGTACGCCGAGGAGCACGACTACCCGCCCGGCCACACCAACTACCTGATGCGCAAGGACCTCAAGCCCCGCTGA
- a CDS encoding DinB family protein, with amino-acid sequence MSDLDFLLESFRRNARVNQAVLAALTPEDFALSDGRGGWTVERHLRHMAGFRVGWLWNMTPEHARPLLDETRRDADGDPQWRWQDSPPADLGEALTAGDEAAVRAVQAHLASGEPFADPWNEGTYRSSPAHFLMHTIVHDSHHRGQIMALLRLGGRSKEQRDALEEHWAIWRE; translated from the coding sequence ATGAGTGACCTGGATTTCCTGCTGGAATCGTTCCGGCGCAACGCCCGCGTGAATCAGGCCGTGCTGGCCGCGCTGACCCCCGAGGACTTCGCCCTGAGTGACGGCCGCGGCGGCTGGACCGTCGAGCGGCACCTGCGGCACATGGCCGGCTTCCGGGTGGGCTGGCTGTGGAACATGACCCCGGAGCACGCCCGGCCCCTGCTGGACGAGACCCGCCGGGACGCGGACGGCGACCCTCAGTGGCGCTGGCAGGACAGCCCGCCCGCGGACCTGGGCGAGGCCCTGACCGCCGGGGACGAGGCGGCCGTGCGGGCCGTGCAGGCGCACCTGGCGAGCGGCGAGCCGTTCGCCGATCCCTGGAACGAGGGCACCTACCGCTCCAGCCCGGCGCATTTCCTGATGCACACCATCGTGCACGACAGCCACCACCGGGGGCAGATCATGGCCCTGCTGCGGCTGGGGGGGCGGTCCAAGGAGCAGAGGGACGCGTTGGAGGAGCACTGGGCGATCTGGCGCGAGTAA
- a CDS encoding DinB family protein: MTHTITTPAPIVTPEGFLTHWQGHRRLTRRVIEAFPEDQLFTFTAAPPMRPFGTLAWEIHQVSELTLDGLLTGTWTEPDWRRGTGTDRAELLAEWDALSTRLEENFAAVDPAFFGQQHTLPWGQMSGWAATIYTIDNEIHHRGQGYVYLRALGIEPPAFYER, from the coding sequence ATGACCCACACCATCACCACGCCCGCCCCGATCGTCACCCCCGAAGGCTTCCTCACCCACTGGCAGGGCCACCGACGCCTCACCCGCCGCGTCATCGAGGCCTTCCCCGAAGACCAGCTGTTCACCTTCACCGCCGCACCCCCCATGCGGCCCTTCGGGACCCTCGCCTGGGAAATCCACCAGGTCAGCGAACTCACCCTGGACGGCCTCCTCACCGGCACCTGGACCGAACCCGACTGGCGCCGCGGCACCGGCACCGACCGCGCCGAACTGCTCGCCGAATGGGACGCCCTGAGCACCCGCCTGGAAGAGAACTTCGCCGCCGTGGACCCCGCCTTCTTCGGGCAGCAGCACACCCTGCCCTGGGGCCAGATGAGCGGCTGGGCCGCCACCATCTACACCATCGACAACGAGATCCACCACCGCGGACAGGGCTACGTGTACCTGCGCGCCCTGGGCATCGAACCCCCCGCCTTCTACGAACGGTGA
- a CDS encoding Lrp/AsnC family transcriptional regulator — protein MESSVQAELLMDRAWTRLLGAFMDEARGIAEAARSLGVSTEWLYRRVRRLERAGLLAAVEVRPRAGRAVRLYRATAGAYFVPFSVVSPAQVGRQNRAQHLELFESAIHRTFSRPPFDTQGWGFVTERSAGGDVSFRIMRDDGLRWADLGAQAPVMVSGWHLVHLSPQDALALQADLRALHERYSTCRGEPYLLGIFLADTENVPGLEHAPASTEPER, from the coding sequence GTGGAGAGCTCCGTTCAGGCCGAACTGCTGATGGACCGGGCTTGGACGCGGTTGCTGGGGGCCTTCATGGACGAGGCCCGGGGCATTGCCGAAGCCGCCCGGTCCCTGGGGGTGAGCACGGAGTGGCTGTACCGGCGGGTGCGGCGCCTGGAACGCGCCGGCCTGCTGGCGGCCGTCGAGGTGCGCCCCCGGGCGGGCCGGGCGGTGCGCCTGTACCGCGCGACGGCCGGCGCCTACTTCGTGCCGTTCTCGGTCGTGTCGCCCGCGCAGGTCGGCCGTCAGAACCGCGCGCAGCACCTCGAACTCTTCGAGTCGGCCATTCACCGCACGTTCTCCCGGCCCCCCTTCGACACGCAGGGGTGGGGGTTCGTGACCGAACGCTCCGCGGGCGGGGACGTGTCCTTCCGCATCATGCGGGACGACGGCCTGCGGTGGGCCGACCTGGGCGCCCAGGCGCCGGTGATGGTCAGCGGCTGGCACCTCGTGCACCTCAGCCCGCAGGACGCGCTCGCCCTCCAGGCGGACCTGCGGGCCCTGCACGAGCGCTACAGCACGTGCCGCGGGGAGCCGTACCTGCTGGGAATCTTCCTGGCGGACACGGAGAACGTGCCTGGGCTGGAGCACGCCCCGGCTTCCACGGAACCCGAACGCTGA
- a CDS encoding helix-turn-helix transcriptional regulator codes for MYDPSMRILTVLELLQARESVTGAELARRLEVSPRTVQRYVTRLQDLGIPVEGRRGVGGAYRLKPGFRLPPLMFTGEEALALALGLRALKQLGLHTLTPAAEGASAKLTRSLPAPLREDMHALEAAVQLDASPWVVSTDAALLATLLRAVRGAQVVEFAYTSLTGRASRRRANVYRVMHLDGRWYAVGLCQLRQELRSFRLDRVRDLAVLDETFTPPATFDALALARASLPARPRHDISVWLACPPEALQGRLTTWHTDITAEAGGTRVRCQREELEWFASFLLALPYPVRVDSPPALLDTLRVMAERGRTLLAAQATG; via the coding sequence ATGTACGACCCGTCCATGCGCATCCTGACCGTCCTGGAGCTGCTCCAGGCCCGTGAATCCGTGACCGGCGCGGAACTCGCCCGGCGGCTGGAGGTCAGCCCCCGCACCGTGCAGCGGTACGTGACCCGCCTGCAGGACCTCGGCATTCCCGTGGAGGGCCGCCGCGGCGTGGGCGGCGCGTACCGCCTGAAGCCCGGCTTCCGGCTGCCTCCGCTGATGTTCACCGGGGAGGAAGCGCTGGCGCTCGCGCTGGGCCTGCGCGCCCTGAAACAGCTGGGGCTGCACACCCTGACGCCGGCTGCCGAGGGTGCCAGCGCCAAACTCACCCGCAGCCTGCCCGCCCCACTGCGGGAGGACATGCACGCCCTGGAGGCCGCCGTGCAGCTGGACGCGTCCCCCTGGGTGGTGAGCACCGACGCGGCCCTGCTCGCCACACTGCTTCGGGCGGTGCGGGGCGCGCAGGTGGTGGAGTTCGCGTACACCTCGCTCACCGGCCGAGCCTCGCGCCGGAGGGCGAACGTGTACCGCGTGATGCACCTGGACGGCCGCTGGTACGCGGTGGGCCTGTGCCAGCTGCGGCAGGAACTGCGCTCGTTCCGGCTGGACCGCGTGCGGGACCTCGCGGTGCTGGACGAGACGTTCACGCCGCCCGCGACCTTCGACGCCCTGGCCCTGGCGCGCGCCAGCCTGCCCGCCAGGCCCCGGCACGACATCAGCGTGTGGCTGGCCTGCCCGCCGGAGGCCCTGCAGGGCCGCCTGACCACCTGGCACACCGACATCACCGCCGAGGCCGGCGGCACCCGCGTGCGCTGCCAGCGCGAGGAGCTGGAGTGGTTCGCGTCGTTCCTGCTGGCCCTGCCCTACCCGGTGCGGGTGGACAGCCCCCCGGCCCTGCTGGACACGCTGCGGGTCATGGCCGAGCGCGGCCGCACGCTGCTGGCCGCGCAGGCGACCGGCTGA
- a CDS encoding DUF1905 domain-containing protein: MTPAAPSRLQFTGDLWQWRGPAPHYFVRVPDDLCPLLKDAAALVTYGWGMIPVTVGIGAAEYDTSLFPKEGGYLVPVRADVRQTQALTEDQPVQVTLTLRSGRASRTVRRRE, translated from the coding sequence GTGACCCCCGCCGCGCCCAGCCGGCTGCAGTTCACGGGCGACCTCTGGCAGTGGCGGGGCCCGGCCCCCCACTACTTCGTCCGCGTGCCGGACGACCTGTGCCCCCTCCTCAAGGACGCGGCCGCACTCGTCACCTACGGCTGGGGCATGATTCCCGTCACCGTGGGCATCGGCGCGGCCGAATACGACACCTCCCTTTTCCCCAAGGAGGGCGGATACCTCGTGCCTGTCCGCGCGGACGTCCGCCAGACGCAGGCCCTCACGGAAGACCAGCCGGTGCAGGTCACCCTGACCCTGCGGTCCGGCCGGGCCTCCCGCACCGTGCGGCGCCGGGAATGA
- a CDS encoding P1 family peptidase, with the protein MNRRGRLRDHGPSVGRLPPGPLNAITDVPDVHVGHLTLLEGDAVRTGVTAILPHGGNVFRERVPAGLAVGNGYGKLAGGTQVQELGELETPLVLTNTLSVAAGLDGVIGWTLEQPGNEAVQSVNPVVGETNDGVLNDIRARVVRPEHVRAALAAARSGPVAEGAVGAGTGTVCFGWKGGIGTASRVVVTDAGAFTLGALVQSNFGGDLTVCGVPVWADLQPPPAAPDGSVMIVLATDAPLSDRNLTRVARRAFLGVGRTGGVMANGSGDYALAFSTAPGVRRVAGTPLLHTSELPNVALTSLFQAAVEATEEAILNSLFTAHTITGTGGRTVQALPVDRVLALTRPA; encoded by the coding sequence ATGAACCGCCGCGGACGCCTGAGGGACCATGGCCCGAGCGTGGGGCGCCTGCCTCCCGGGCCGCTGAACGCGATCACGGACGTGCCGGACGTGCACGTGGGCCACCTGACCCTGCTGGAGGGAGACGCGGTGCGCACGGGCGTCACGGCCATCCTTCCCCACGGCGGGAACGTGTTCCGGGAGCGGGTGCCGGCCGGGCTGGCGGTCGGGAACGGGTACGGGAAACTGGCGGGCGGCACGCAGGTGCAGGAACTGGGCGAACTGGAAACGCCCCTGGTGCTGACGAACACCCTGAGTGTCGCCGCGGGCCTGGACGGCGTGATCGGCTGGACCCTGGAGCAGCCGGGCAACGAGGCCGTGCAGAGCGTGAACCCCGTGGTGGGGGAAACGAACGACGGTGTCCTGAATGACATCCGCGCGCGGGTGGTGCGGCCGGAGCACGTGCGGGCGGCGCTGGCGGCCGCCCGGTCCGGTCCGGTCGCGGAGGGCGCGGTCGGGGCGGGCACCGGCACGGTGTGTTTCGGCTGGAAGGGCGGCATCGGCACGGCGTCCCGGGTGGTGGTCACGGACGCGGGCGCGTTCACGCTGGGCGCCCTGGTGCAGAGCAACTTCGGCGGGGACCTGACCGTGTGCGGCGTCCCGGTCTGGGCGGACCTGCAACCGCCGCCGGCCGCGCCGGACGGGTCGGTGATGATCGTGCTCGCCACGGACGCGCCCCTCTCGGACCGGAACCTCACGCGCGTGGCCCGGCGGGCGTTCCTGGGCGTGGGCCGCACCGGGGGCGTCATGGCGAACGGGTCGGGCGACTACGCGCTGGCGTTCAGCACCGCGCCGGGCGTGCGGCGCGTGGCAGGAACGCCGCTTCTGCACACCAGCGAACTGCCGAACGTCGCGCTCACCTCCCTGTTTCAGGCGGCGGTGGAGGCGACCGAGGAGGCCATCCTGAACAGCCTGTTCACCGCGCACACGATCACCGGAACGGGGGGCCGCACCGTGCAGGCCCTGCCGGTGGACCGGGTGCTGGCCCTGACGCGCCCCGCGTGA
- a CDS encoding ACT domain-containing protein, with protein MAHLTLSVLPLKLAVCRVRPDTPVPAAGGDFWSLTHTPDEVSLVCEEYLVPDGITAEGGWAVFKLHGPFPFDLTGILTSVLEPLRDAEIGIFALSTFDTDYVLVNRAHLSEAVNVLRAAGHTVLEA; from the coding sequence ATGGCCCACCTCACCCTGTCCGTGCTGCCCCTGAAACTCGCGGTGTGCCGGGTCCGCCCGGACACCCCCGTGCCGGCCGCCGGCGGGGACTTCTGGAGCCTGACCCACACCCCGGACGAGGTGTCCCTGGTGTGCGAGGAGTACCTCGTCCCGGACGGCATAACCGCCGAGGGTGGCTGGGCGGTCTTCAAACTGCACGGCCCCTTCCCGTTCGACCTGACCGGCATCCTCACCAGCGTCCTCGAACCGCTGCGGGACGCCGAGATCGGTATCTTCGCCCTGAGCACCTTCGACACCGATTACGTGCTCGTCAACCGCGCGCACCTGAGCGAGGCCGTGAACGTCCTGCGCGCCGCCGGGCACACCGTCCTGGAGGCTTAG
- the trxA gene encoding thioredoxin, which yields MPWLHDGTDESFAQDTRASVPVLVDFWAPWCGPCRVIGPVLEQIARDHAGRVRIVKVNVDENPRTPSEFGVQGIPTLIIFRDGQLADRIVGAAPRATIEQKLFPPGA from the coding sequence CTGCCCTGGCTGCACGACGGCACCGACGAGAGCTTCGCGCAGGACACCCGCGCCAGCGTGCCCGTGCTGGTGGACTTCTGGGCGCCGTGGTGCGGCCCGTGCCGCGTGATCGGCCCGGTGCTCGAACAGATCGCCCGCGACCACGCCGGCCGGGTGCGGATCGTGAAGGTGAACGTGGACGAGAACCCCCGCACCCCCAGCGAGTTCGGGGTGCAGGGCATTCCCACGCTGATCATCTTCCGGGACGGGCAGCTCGCGGACCGCATCGTGGGCGCCGCGCCGCGCGCCACCATCGAACAGAAGCTGTTCCCGCCCGGCGCCTGA
- a CDS encoding S41 family peptidase — protein sequence MKKSVLTILGLSLLLGSCNQPQVVDPNADDKTPFIPRTVSGPVTCPDGTQGSTRGVAGLLGADQKDRGNLVTLSALRQQTDLLGTVQDMLYASKSIINPLYFGYSTVDLQKLHDTTYTTFKQTYPKHLGTYYVDDTTDALMDEYINAIQDGHTYYMDAQIWKLSNDSSSNAPQATPTFGLRQTTIPGQDGLLVVNVRAEGAAFAAGLRRGDVILSVDGQALTRTIPAQVGADGSVNDSAQMAAFGKVISAAAARQAPVTFVVRRGAAQRTATLQASVLNGMEYPWGEIRNDTTGRSFYYLRVPTFMGQGVAARVHELVAEARAQGVSGLVVDLRSNGGGLLTEFVGAVGAFVPDKATQQVRYVDGTSTTFRYNAGKVYYNYSCSAPQAISAVPAASLWTGKVAVLLNGGSASASEMFSQNIKLGGQATLIGEETYGVGDTSTFHLELPGERGISVTAGRVSVGGQASTQFVTPDIAVRDDLAALAASGTDAALQTAFTELLK from the coding sequence GTGAAGAAATCTGTTCTGACGATCCTCGGCCTCAGCCTGCTCCTCGGCTCCTGCAATCAGCCCCAGGTCGTCGATCCGAACGCCGACGACAAGACGCCCTTCATCCCCCGCACCGTCAGCGGCCCCGTCACCTGCCCCGACGGCACGCAGGGGTCCACGCGCGGCGTCGCCGGCCTGCTCGGCGCCGACCAGAAAGACCGCGGCAACCTCGTGACCCTCAGCGCCCTGCGGCAGCAGACTGACCTGCTCGGCACCGTGCAGGACATGCTGTACGCCAGCAAGAGCATCATCAACCCCCTGTACTTCGGGTACAGCACCGTGGACCTGCAGAAGCTGCACGACACGACCTACACCACCTTCAAACAGACCTACCCCAAGCACCTGGGCACCTACTACGTGGACGACACCACCGACGCCCTGATGGACGAGTACATCAACGCCATCCAGGACGGCCACACGTACTACATGGACGCCCAGATCTGGAAACTGTCCAACGACAGCAGCAGCAACGCCCCCCAGGCCACCCCCACCTTCGGGCTGCGCCAGACCACCATTCCCGGCCAGGACGGCCTGCTGGTCGTGAACGTCCGCGCCGAGGGGGCCGCCTTTGCCGCCGGCCTGCGCCGCGGCGACGTGATCCTCAGCGTGGACGGCCAGGCCCTGACCCGCACCATCCCCGCCCAGGTGGGCGCCGACGGCAGCGTGAACGACAGCGCCCAGATGGCCGCGTTCGGCAAGGTCATCTCGGCCGCCGCCGCCAGGCAGGCGCCCGTGACCTTCGTGGTCCGCCGCGGCGCCGCGCAGCGCACCGCCACCCTGCAGGCCAGCGTCCTGAACGGCATGGAGTACCCCTGGGGCGAGATCCGCAACGACACCACCGGCAGGAGCTTCTACTACCTGCGCGTGCCCACCTTCATGGGTCAGGGCGTGGCCGCGAGAGTGCATGAACTCGTCGCCGAGGCCAGGGCGCAGGGCGTCAGCGGGCTGGTCGTGGACCTGCGCAGCAACGGCGGCGGCCTCCTGACCGAGTTCGTCGGCGCCGTCGGCGCGTTCGTGCCCGACAAGGCCACCCAGCAGGTCCGCTACGTGGACGGCACCAGCACCACCTTCCGCTACAACGCCGGGAAGGTGTACTACAACTACTCCTGCTCCGCCCCGCAGGCCATCAGTGCCGTGCCCGCCGCCAGCCTCTGGACCGGCAAGGTCGCCGTGCTCCTGAACGGCGGCAGCGCCAGCGCCAGCGAGATGTTCAGCCAGAACATCAAACTCGGCGGGCAGGCCACCCTGATCGGTGAGGAAACCTACGGCGTCGGCGACACCAGCACCTTCCACCTCGAACTTCCCGGCGAGCGCGGCATCAGCGTCACCGCCGGTCGCGTGTCCGTCGGCGGGCAGGCCTCCACCCAGTTCGTCACGCCGGACATCGCCGTGCGCGATGACCTCGCTGCCCTGGCCGCCAGCGGCACCGACGCCGCCCTGCAGACCGCCTTCACCGAACTGCTCAAGTAA
- the ftsH gene encoding ATP-dependent zinc metalloprotease FtsH codes for MRRLNPWLMVLFVLVALMLAAQGFGGGRSSVNYNVFKDALAQGQIESLVVRQDTATVTLKEKTTLPVNTAQGTSPREVEGFTVRLPGNPATPDSELLNELKTRGVNYSFAAPSQWLSIILSFLPILLLMGMMYFFFARAQGGQSGVMQFGQSRAKKYGKENRVQTKFTDVAGHEEAKKELIEVVDFLKNPAKYHQIGAEIPKGVLLVGPPGTGKTLLARAIAGEADVPFFSVSASEFMEMFVGVGASRVRTLFEDARKSAPAIMFIDEIDSIGRKRGAGIGGGHDEREQTLNQILSEMDGFDKTSNVIVLAATNRPDVLDPALLRPGRFDRQVTIDLPNLKEREAILKVHMRNKPLANTVDVEEIAKSTPYFSGADLKNVTNEAALEAARVGKTQIDMSDFYRALDKITLGLENGSLTISDTEKRAIAYHEAGHAVTAAVIPGSDKLQKVSIIPRGRALGAAFYLPEEQVLMSKERLENQLVVALGGRAAEEVFTGNVTSGAADDFRKATNIARKMVLEWGMGDNFKNMALSTDSGPVFLGEDMAKPKMFSEHTSQLVDEDVKRILNRAYERARDLITQYSAAMHEVADALMSQELITGDVVRDAVARVGGETHAVPQPTA; via the coding sequence TTGAGGCGGCTCAATCCCTGGTTAATGGTTCTTTTCGTCCTGGTGGCCCTGATGCTGGCCGCCCAGGGCTTCGGCGGGGGCAGGTCCTCCGTGAATTACAACGTCTTCAAGGACGCGCTGGCCCAGGGGCAGATCGAATCCCTGGTCGTCCGTCAGGACACCGCCACCGTTACCTTGAAGGAAAAAACGACCCTGCCCGTGAACACCGCGCAGGGCACCTCCCCCCGCGAGGTGGAGGGCTTCACCGTGCGCCTGCCCGGCAACCCGGCCACGCCCGACAGTGAACTGCTGAACGAACTCAAGACCCGCGGCGTGAACTACAGCTTCGCGGCACCCAGCCAGTGGCTGAGCATCATCCTGAGCTTCCTGCCGATCCTGCTCCTGATGGGCATGATGTACTTCTTCTTCGCCCGCGCGCAGGGCGGCCAGAGCGGCGTGATGCAGTTCGGGCAGTCCCGCGCCAAGAAGTACGGCAAGGAAAACCGCGTGCAGACGAAGTTCACGGACGTCGCCGGGCACGAGGAAGCCAAGAAGGAACTGATTGAGGTCGTGGACTTCCTGAAAAACCCCGCGAAGTACCACCAGATTGGCGCCGAGATTCCCAAGGGCGTGCTGCTGGTCGGCCCTCCCGGGACCGGCAAGACCCTCCTCGCCCGCGCCATCGCCGGCGAGGCCGACGTGCCCTTCTTCAGCGTCAGCGCCAGTGAGTTCATGGAGATGTTCGTGGGCGTGGGCGCCAGCCGCGTGCGCACCCTGTTCGAGGACGCCCGCAAGAGCGCCCCGGCAATCATGTTCATCGACGAGATCGACTCCATCGGCCGCAAACGCGGCGCCGGGATCGGCGGCGGGCACGACGAGCGCGAACAGACCCTCAACCAGATCCTGTCCGAGATGGACGGCTTCGACAAGACCAGCAACGTGATCGTGCTGGCCGCCACCAACCGGCCCGACGTGCTGGACCCCGCGCTGCTGCGCCCCGGCCGCTTCGACCGTCAGGTCACCATCGACCTGCCGAACCTGAAGGAACGCGAGGCGATCCTGAAAGTCCACATGCGCAACAAGCCCCTGGCGAATACCGTGGACGTCGAGGAGATCGCCAAGAGCACCCCGTACTTCAGTGGCGCCGACCTGAAGAACGTCACCAACGAGGCTGCGCTGGAAGCCGCCCGGGTCGGCAAGACCCAGATCGACATGAGCGACTTCTACCGCGCGCTGGACAAGATCACCCTGGGCCTGGAAAACGGGTCCCTGACCATCAGCGACACCGAGAAGCGCGCCATCGCCTACCACGAGGCCGGGCACGCCGTCACGGCCGCCGTGATTCCCGGCAGCGACAAGTTGCAGAAGGTCAGCATCATTCCGCGCGGCCGAGCGCTGGGCGCCGCGTTCTACCTGCCGGAAGAACAGGTGCTGATGAGCAAGGAACGCCTGGAAAACCAGCTGGTCGTGGCCCTGGGCGGCCGCGCCGCCGAAGAGGTCTTCACCGGCAACGTCACCTCCGGCGCCGCCGACGACTTCCGCAAGGCCACCAACATCGCCCGCAAGATGGTGCTGGAGTGGGGCATGGGTGACAACTTCAAGAACATGGCCCTGAGCACCGACTCCGGCCCGGTGTTCCTGGGGGAGGACATGGCCAAACCCAAGATGTTCAGCGAGCACACTAGTCAGCTGGTGGACGAGGACGTCAAGCGCATCCTGAACCGCGCCTACGAACGCGCCCGCGACCTGATCACGCAGTACAGCGCCGCCATGCACGAGGTCGCCGACGCCCTGATGAGCCAGGAACTCATCACCGGGGACGTCGTGCGGGACGCCGTGGCCCGCGTGGGCGGCGAAACGCACGCCGTGCCGCAACCCACTGCCTGA
- a CDS encoding TldD/PmbA family protein: protein MTQTVGTDSLLDQALAAEVLHLARAGGADFSELFIEDSLNTTLRTLQGEVKDATGGNLFGAGLRLLYGTRVVYAYTNDVTPRGLRDLASQVARAQGGRGEVARDGAGGLDFRRVDAPPLYVARQHPLAAAKRAKLDLMRRAHGGAAGVGFVRTVDVTYLDRVQRVLVANSEGLWAEDERVYTRLIVRAIAQDGTLRETGMYGPGAARGLEFFEEKIPEEIGEEAARIANAMLHAEYAPAGKLPVVIGNEFGGVIFHEACGHILETTAVEKNASVFADKMGQKIADACVTAIDDGTIPGAWGMVNVDDEGMPAQRTVLIENGILKSFMVDRVGAMKTGYARTGSGRRQNYTFAPASRMRSTFIDNGTQTPAELIAGVKHGIYARKMGGGSVTPGTGDYNFAVNEAYLIENGEVTRPLRGASLVGNGAQDLMNIVGVAGDLSLGQGMCGSVSGSIPTDVGQPHILISEITVGGRA from the coding sequence ATGACACAGACCGTAGGAACGGACAGCCTGCTGGACCAGGCGCTGGCGGCCGAGGTACTGCACCTCGCGCGCGCGGGCGGCGCGGACTTCTCGGAGCTGTTCATCGAGGACAGCCTGAACACCACCCTGCGCACCCTGCAGGGCGAGGTGAAAGACGCCACCGGCGGGAACCTCTTCGGCGCGGGCCTGCGCCTGCTGTACGGCACCCGCGTGGTGTACGCCTACACCAACGACGTCACCCCCCGCGGCCTGCGGGACCTGGCGTCCCAGGTGGCGCGCGCGCAGGGTGGCCGCGGCGAGGTCGCGCGGGACGGCGCGGGCGGCCTGGACTTCCGCCGCGTGGACGCCCCGCCGCTGTACGTGGCCCGGCAGCACCCGCTGGCGGCCGCGAAACGCGCGAAGCTGGACCTGATGCGCCGCGCGCACGGCGGGGCCGCCGGGGTGGGCTTCGTGCGCACCGTGGACGTCACGTACCTGGACCGGGTGCAGCGCGTGCTGGTCGCCAACAGCGAGGGCCTGTGGGCCGAGGACGAGCGCGTGTACACCCGCCTGATCGTGCGGGCCATCGCGCAGGACGGCACGCTGCGCGAGACCGGCATGTACGGCCCGGGCGCCGCGCGCGGCCTGGAGTTCTTCGAGGAGAAGATTCCCGAGGAGATCGGCGAGGAAGCCGCCCGGATCGCGAACGCCATGCTGCACGCCGAGTACGCCCCGGCCGGGAAGCTGCCCGTGGTGATCGGCAACGAGTTCGGCGGCGTGATCTTCCACGAGGCCTGCGGGCACATCCTGGAGACGACCGCCGTGGAGAAGAACGCCAGCGTGTTTGCCGACAAGATGGGTCAGAAGATCGCCGACGCCTGCGTGACCGCCATCGACGACGGGACCATTCCCGGCGCGTGGGGCATGGTGAACGTGGACGACGAGGGCATGCCCGCGCAGCGCACCGTGCTGATCGAGAACGGCATCCTGAAGTCCTTCATGGTGGACCGCGTGGGTGCCATGAAGACCGGGTACGCCCGCACCGGTTCCGGCCGCCGCCAGAACTACACGTTCGCGCCGGCCAGCCGCATGCGCAGCACCTTCATCGACAACGGCACCCAGACGCCCGCCGAACTGATCGCCGGCGTGAAGCACGGCATCTACGCCCGCAAGATGGGCGGCGGGAGCGTCACGCCCGGCACCGGGGACTACAACTTCGCGGTGAACGAGGCGTACCTGATCGAGAACGGCGAGGTGACCCGGCCCCTGAGGGGCGCGTCCCTGGTCGGGAACGGCGCGCAGGACCTGATGAACATCGTGGGCGTCGCCGGCGACCTGAGCCTCGGCCAGGGCATGTGCGGCAGCGTCAGCGGCAGCATTCCCACCGACGTGGGCCAGCCGCACATCCTGATCAGCGAGATCACCGTGGGAGGCCGCGCATGA